Proteins encoded by one window of Paenibacillus sp. DCT19:
- a CDS encoding thioredoxin family protein: MKPITSKMLMRGVWEGMPQAVFIYTPLCGTCAAARRMLEIAEHLLPADILFEMNIHDIPELVQQFQISSVPAVMIFDGQQDVPKMVYRMNSVEHLLNEIRKAVLK, encoded by the coding sequence ATGAAGCCTATTACGTCCAAAATGTTAATGCGCGGTGTATGGGAAGGAATGCCACAGGCTGTATTCATATATACGCCTCTGTGCGGTACATGTGCTGCTGCGCGTCGTATGCTGGAGATCGCCGAGCATCTGTTACCGGCTGATATTCTGTTCGAGATGAACATTCATGATATTCCTGAACTTGTACAACAATTTCAGATTTCGAGTGTGCCTGCCGTAATGATCTTCGATGGACAGCAGGATGTGCCCAAAATGGTCTATCGAATGAATTCAGTAGAGCATTTGCTGAATGAAATTCGGAAGGCGGTGCTAAAATGA
- a CDS encoding DUF896 domain-containing protein yields MDIDSLVARINELARKQKSTGLSEEELAERAKLREIYLNNIRSNFRQQLDSIEIVDDEKDQGRQGKLKH; encoded by the coding sequence TTGGATATAGATAGCCTAGTAGCACGTATTAACGAATTGGCTCGCAAACAAAAATCTACTGGTTTATCAGAGGAAGAGCTTGCTGAGCGTGCAAAACTTAGAGAGATTTATTTGAACAACATCCGCAGCAATTTCAGACAACAGTTAGATTCCATTGAAATTGTGGATGATGAGAAAGATCAAGGCCGCCAAGGCAAACTCAAACACTAG
- a CDS encoding extracellular solute-binding protein: MKHRPRKLVGKMVLATMMSVVLAACSSGGGSEGKVEAETLGAMESYNVGDTFKATEPFKLPILYSDHPSYPYNKDWLLIKKITELTGVTLDPTIVPMSDYPQKRSLLISSGDAPLVIPKTYPGEESAFVSSGAILPVSDYVDMMPNFKDKVEKWGLEDELEGLRQEDGKYYVLPGLHEEVWPDYTLIVRTDLFEKNNIAIPTTWEELYDAAKKLKEIYPESIPFSDRFEFNSTLNIAATGFGTKGGWGFGNGLTYKADQDEFVYTATTPEYKEMLTYFNKLVSEGLLDKESFTQDDDQATQKFVSGKSFMINGNSQTLVLHRNDMNKTLGEGNFSIAKITVPGGPKGQLMSGSRLENGVMISGKIKDNDYFKATMQFIDWLYYSDEGQEFAKWGVEGETYTKQDGVRKLADDVNYNGLNPKGTKDLRIDYGFSGGVFAYGGTTDLLHSMFSEDELKFQQAMKDTKEVIPAEPPIPYSDIDREQVTLLSTPLKDYSDQNTLKFILGDREISEFDTFVQELEKQGLSQYIQISNETYKKYKENNQ; this comes from the coding sequence ATGAAACACAGACCACGTAAGCTTGTAGGCAAGATGGTTTTGGCAACAATGATGAGTGTTGTACTGGCAGCCTGTAGTAGCGGAGGTGGCAGTGAAGGGAAAGTAGAAGCTGAGACGTTAGGCGCGATGGAATCGTATAATGTCGGCGATACATTTAAAGCCACGGAACCATTCAAACTTCCAATTCTGTATAGTGATCATCCATCGTATCCGTACAATAAGGATTGGCTATTAATCAAGAAAATAACGGAGCTAACGGGCGTAACATTGGATCCAACGATTGTTCCCATGAGTGATTATCCTCAGAAAAGATCCCTTCTGATCAGTTCTGGTGACGCGCCTTTGGTAATTCCAAAAACATACCCTGGCGAAGAGTCAGCCTTTGTATCCTCAGGTGCGATTCTGCCTGTGAGTGATTATGTTGATATGATGCCTAACTTCAAGGATAAGGTGGAGAAGTGGGGACTGGAAGATGAGCTTGAAGGATTGCGACAAGAGGATGGAAAATATTATGTACTCCCAGGTCTTCATGAAGAAGTCTGGCCTGATTATACACTGATTGTCAGAACGGATCTGTTTGAGAAAAATAATATTGCGATCCCTACGACATGGGAAGAGTTATATGATGCAGCTAAAAAGCTTAAAGAAATTTATCCAGAGTCCATTCCGTTCTCCGATCGTTTTGAATTCAACAGCACATTGAACATCGCTGCCACTGGTTTTGGAACAAAAGGTGGATGGGGATTTGGTAACGGCTTGACGTATAAGGCAGATCAGGATGAGTTTGTGTATACTGCAACAACACCAGAGTACAAGGAGATGCTGACGTACTTTAACAAGTTGGTGTCTGAAGGACTTTTGGATAAAGAAAGTTTCACACAAGATGATGATCAGGCTACGCAAAAATTTGTCTCTGGTAAATCGTTTATGATTAACGGTAACTCGCAAACCCTTGTACTGCATCGCAATGATATGAACAAAACATTAGGTGAAGGGAACTTCTCCATTGCCAAAATTACCGTACCTGGTGGCCCGAAGGGTCAACTGATGTCTGGTTCTAGACTTGAGAACGGGGTTATGATATCAGGCAAAATTAAAGATAATGATTACTTTAAAGCAACAATGCAATTTATAGACTGGTTATATTACAGTGACGAAGGTCAGGAATTTGCCAAATGGGGTGTTGAAGGAGAGACGTATACCAAACAAGATGGTGTCCGTAAATTGGCAGACGACGTGAATTATAACGGATTGAATCCAAAAGGAACGAAGGATTTACGTATTGATTATGGCTTCTCAGGTGGTGTATTTGCCTATGGTGGAACGACAGATCTGCTTCATTCCATGTTTAGCGAGGATGAGTTGAAGTTCCAACAGGCTATGAAAGATACGAAGGAAGTCATTCCGGCAGAACCACCTATTCCATACTCTGACATTGACCGTGAACAGGTTACATTGTTAAGCACGCCTTTGAAGGATTACTCGGATCAGAATACGCTGAAATTCATTCTTGGCGATCGTGAGATTTCAGAATTCGATACGTTTGTACAAGAATTAGAGAAACAAGGTTTGTCGCAATATATTCAGATCTCTAATGAAACGTACAAGAAGTACAAAGAAAATAATCAGTAA
- a CDS encoding deoxyribonuclease IV, with protein sequence MRPKQGIGAHVSTRGGFLQAAKRAHGIGATAFQYFPKNPRSLVLKDFDQTDAKQCREWCEQQGIASIAHSPYPTNPAIGMIRGEAAFHAIISSIRNDLQIAEACGSVGTVVHFGHMKSTNPLEGYQNLIQCLDTVLQSWEGQAKILLENQAGDHGSMGTTMEELVQIRKLSQFPEHIAFCFDTCHAFASGMWERGNEEAMLEKGRQLGYWEWLAAVHFNDSKYASASCKDRHARIGQGYIGLQGMQELLGSSEFQQAVVVLETESGEDGTHRDDLSLMRSWL encoded by the coding sequence ATGAGGCCTAAACAAGGAATCGGTGCACATGTGAGCACGCGGGGAGGGTTTCTTCAAGCAGCCAAGAGGGCGCATGGGATTGGAGCGACAGCTTTTCAATATTTTCCGAAAAACCCTCGAAGTCTTGTTCTGAAGGATTTCGACCAGACTGATGCGAAACAGTGCAGGGAATGGTGTGAGCAGCAGGGGATAGCCTCCATAGCGCATTCACCTTATCCTACGAATCCAGCAATAGGCATGATCCGTGGAGAGGCGGCGTTTCATGCCATAATTTCATCGATCCGTAACGATCTGCAGATTGCCGAGGCCTGTGGGTCGGTTGGAACGGTCGTTCATTTTGGTCACATGAAGAGTACTAACCCTTTAGAGGGTTATCAAAATCTCATTCAATGCCTGGATACAGTTCTGCAAAGCTGGGAGGGGCAGGCTAAAATACTGCTTGAGAATCAAGCAGGTGACCACGGTTCCATGGGAACCACGATGGAGGAATTAGTACAAATTCGCAAGCTTAGCCAATTTCCTGAACATATTGCTTTTTGTTTTGACACTTGCCATGCTTTTGCTTCAGGCATGTGGGAGCGAGGAAATGAAGAGGCGATGTTGGAAAAAGGCAGACAGCTTGGATACTGGGAATGGCTTGCGGCAGTTCATTTTAATGATTCGAAGTATGCATCTGCATCCTGTAAAGATAGGCATGCCAGAATAGGGCAAGGATATATAGGTCTACAAGGGATGCAGGAGCTGCTAGGCTCGTCTGAATTTCAACAGGCTGTTGTTGTTCTGGAGACGGAATCAGGCGAAGATGGAACGCACCGTGATGATCTTTCGCTCATGCGTTCCTGGTTATAA
- a CDS encoding TIGR01457 family HAD-type hydrolase, with protein MVKAYLIDLDGTLYHGKHRIEGADKLIRTLDEQGIPYLYVTNNSSRTPEGVAEHLNGMGIPAKASQVCTSAVAAAEYVAQESPGAKVACIGEDGLLRAIDGAGLELTDVDPQYVIQGIDREFTYAKLTKALRWINAGAQFIMTNPDLQLPSDDGLTPGAGTIGAAIEAATGVQPTVIGKPSSIIMRSAIHRLNLRAEDVAVIGDNMRTDIAAGVAAGCETLLVLTGVTTRENMDGHIQAAKARPDHVFEDLHKLIEWLSQTTGQASKKG; from the coding sequence GTGGTTAAGGCCTATTTAATTGACCTGGACGGCACACTCTATCATGGGAAGCATCGTATCGAAGGAGCTGACAAGCTCATTCGAACATTAGACGAACAGGGTATTCCTTATTTATATGTGACCAATAACTCTTCACGAACACCCGAGGGAGTAGCGGAGCACTTGAATGGTATGGGTATTCCTGCAAAAGCTTCTCAGGTGTGTACATCTGCGGTGGCTGCAGCTGAGTATGTTGCCCAAGAATCTCCAGGTGCCAAGGTGGCTTGTATTGGGGAAGACGGATTGTTAAGAGCTATTGATGGAGCAGGACTTGAGCTTACTGATGTTGATCCACAATACGTTATTCAGGGAATTGATCGTGAGTTTACCTATGCTAAATTAACGAAAGCCTTACGGTGGATTAACGCTGGGGCTCAATTTATCATGACCAACCCGGATCTTCAGCTCCCTTCTGACGATGGATTAACGCCAGGCGCAGGAACGATTGGCGCTGCCATTGAAGCAGCAACCGGCGTTCAGCCAACGGTGATCGGAAAACCATCCAGCATTATTATGAGATCTGCCATTCACCGCCTGAATCTAAGAGCGGAAGATGTTGCTGTAATTGGAGACAATATGCGAACAGATATTGCAGCAGGAGTGGCAGCGGGGTGTGAAACGTTACTGGTACTCACCGGTGTTACAACACGTGAAAATATGGATGGACATATTCAGGCGGCGAAGGCGCGTCCTGATCATGTGTTTGAAGATTTGCATAAACTGATTGAGTGGCTGTCGCAGACGACAGGCCAAGCATCCAAGAAGGGGTAG
- a CDS encoding HAD family hydrolase, with the protein MTLKAILFDLDDTLLWDERSVREAFHETCLVAAAETGVDPAALEEAVRNEARNLYESYETFAFTKMIGINPFEGLWANFTGGDQPEFRQLEQLAPAYRRDSWYRGLLKMGVDRQDLADRLASQFGAERRSRPHIYEETIDTLSHLKGKFKLLLLTNGCPALQQEKLDGVPEIVPFFDEIIISGSFGKGKPDPSIFQHALDKLGVQPEESMMVGDKLTTDIRGALSTGIKSVWINRENKENSETYTPDHEIKHLSELERIIATF; encoded by the coding sequence ATGACGTTAAAAGCAATTTTGTTCGATCTAGATGATACATTGTTATGGGATGAGCGCAGTGTCAGAGAAGCTTTCCATGAAACTTGTCTTGTAGCTGCGGCAGAGACGGGTGTTGATCCGGCTGCACTTGAAGAAGCTGTTCGTAATGAAGCACGGAATCTGTATGAATCCTACGAGACATTTGCGTTCACCAAGATGATTGGAATTAATCCATTTGAGGGTCTATGGGCTAACTTCACAGGTGGAGATCAACCTGAGTTCCGTCAGTTAGAGCAGCTTGCGCCTGCGTATCGTAGAGATTCATGGTATCGTGGTCTCTTGAAAATGGGTGTAGACCGTCAAGATCTTGCGGACAGATTGGCATCCCAGTTTGGGGCAGAGCGTAGATCTAGACCTCATATCTATGAGGAAACGATCGATACGTTAAGTCATCTTAAAGGAAAGTTCAAACTTTTGCTTTTAACGAATGGTTGTCCAGCTCTTCAACAAGAGAAGTTAGATGGCGTTCCTGAGATCGTGCCTTTCTTTGATGAAATCATTATTTCTGGTTCTTTTGGTAAAGGTAAACCTGACCCTTCAATCTTCCAGCATGCTTTGGACAAATTAGGTGTTCAACCTGAAGAGAGTATGATGGTTGGAGACAAGCTCACGACAGATATCCGAGGTGCTCTATCTACTGGGATTAAGTCAGTATGGATTAATCGTGAGAACAAAGAGAACTCAGAAACCTATACACCGGATCATGAGATTAAGCATCTTTCGGAATTGGAACGGATCATTGCTACATTTTAA
- the rnz gene encoding ribonuclease Z, protein MELYFLGTNAGVPTLQRNVTSIGLRMLDERRALWLFDCGEGTQHQILSSPLKLSKLEKIFITHLHGDHVFGLPGLLSSRAYQGGTTPLTLYGPPGTERMVSTAMELSQSRINYELTIVEHTGGQIFEDDSFIVESELLEHRIDSYGYRITEKDRPGSLDSAKLAEYGLKPGPLFGRLKRGEKITLEDGTLVRPEDVLGAPKRGKVITILGDTRPCANVRTLAQNADVLVHEATFMHDLADTAHEYYHSTAQEAAEAAKASNVGQLILTHFSSRYKDEEQLRPLLEEAQALFPNTLLAIEHQLIPLASWKEGL, encoded by the coding sequence GTGGAACTATATTTCCTAGGAACTAACGCTGGTGTACCTACGCTGCAGCGGAATGTAACTTCCATAGGACTTCGAATGTTAGACGAGCGAAGAGCGCTGTGGTTGTTTGACTGCGGGGAAGGAACACAACACCAGATCTTAAGCTCTCCGCTTAAATTGAGCAAATTGGAGAAAATTTTCATTACGCATCTGCACGGAGATCATGTATTTGGTCTTCCAGGTTTATTGTCGAGCAGAGCATATCAGGGTGGGACAACGCCACTGACGTTGTACGGACCACCAGGAACTGAGCGTATGGTATCAACCGCTATGGAGTTAAGCCAGTCTCGTATCAACTATGAGCTCACGATCGTGGAGCATACGGGTGGTCAGATTTTTGAAGACGACAGCTTCATTGTTGAATCTGAGCTGCTGGAGCACCGAATTGATAGCTACGGGTATCGAATTACGGAAAAAGATCGTCCTGGCAGCCTAGATTCTGCGAAGCTTGCGGAATACGGATTGAAACCAGGCCCGCTCTTTGGACGGCTTAAACGTGGTGAGAAGATTACGTTGGAAGATGGCACCTTAGTACGTCCGGAGGATGTTCTGGGAGCGCCTAAACGCGGGAAAGTCATTACGATTCTGGGAGATACACGTCCGTGTGCTAATGTGCGAACACTTGCTCAAAACGCGGATGTGCTCGTTCATGAGGCTACATTTATGCATGATCTGGCCGATACTGCCCACGAGTACTATCACAGCACAGCTCAGGAAGCGGCTGAAGCGGCAAAAGCATCCAATGTAGGGCAGTTGATTTTGACTCATTTTAGCTCTCGCTATAAAGATGAAGAACAACTACGACCACTTTTGGAAGAGGCGCAGGCATTATTTCCGAATACGTTACTTGCGATTGAGCATCAACTGATTCCCCTTGCATCGTGGAAGGAAGGACTATAA
- the lexA gene encoding transcriptional repressor LexA: MSKISSRQQAILEFIRNEVRLKGYPPSVREIGEAVGLASSSTVHGHLDRLEKKGLIRRDPTKPRAIELLSQEESEHSHQFAHSVARIPVVGKVTAGVPITATENIEDYFPLPTHYVGEQKVFMLSVVGDSMIEAGIVNGDYVIVRQQQTADNGDIVVAMTEDDEATVKTFYKEKDHIRLQPENATFEPLRLKHVSILGKVIGLFRDLH; this comes from the coding sequence ATGTCGAAGATATCCAGCAGGCAACAGGCTATTCTGGAGTTTATACGCAATGAAGTCCGGTTGAAGGGGTATCCTCCTTCCGTACGGGAAATTGGAGAAGCGGTTGGACTAGCTTCCAGCTCTACGGTTCACGGACATTTGGATCGTTTGGAGAAGAAAGGTCTCATTAGAAGAGACCCAACGAAACCAAGAGCTATCGAATTGTTAAGCCAAGAGGAATCAGAGCACTCCCACCAGTTCGCACACAGCGTTGCTCGCATTCCTGTTGTGGGTAAAGTAACTGCCGGTGTTCCAATCACAGCAACCGAGAACATTGAGGACTACTTCCCTCTTCCTACTCATTATGTAGGCGAACAAAAGGTATTTATGCTTTCTGTTGTTGGGGATAGTATGATTGAAGCAGGTATTGTTAATGGGGACTACGTGATTGTACGTCAGCAGCAAACTGCTGATAACGGTGATATCGTTGTTGCCATGACTGAGGACGACGAAGCTACAGTAAAAACCTTCTATAAGGAGAAGGATCATATTCGTCTTCAGCCGGAGAACGCCACATTTGAACCGCTTCGTTTGAAACATGTTAGCATCTTAGGTAAAGTTATAGGTCTTTTCCGCGATCTTCATTAA
- a CDS encoding carbohydrate ABC transporter permease, whose product MIESKSYKVFKVFNAIFLIFVVFITLYPFLNVVAQSFSSESYINSGKVSLFPRGFNVETYKTISADSMFWTNYKNTIIYTVVGTLISMFMTTIFAYALSKKRLMGRKFLTMFAVFTMFFSGGLIPNYVLINYLGFNNTMWAIVVPGAISIYNMLIMKSFFENMPEELEEAAAIDGLNTYGILLRIILPLSKAVMATMVLFYAVGHWNSWFPAFLYLDKKELFPVTIYLRNMIAGATGGASAGASADNLTQIAANIKSVTMVLTILPILTIYPFVQRYFVTGIMLGSVKQ is encoded by the coding sequence ATGATTGAATCTAAATCCTATAAAGTGTTCAAAGTGTTTAACGCCATCTTTCTGATCTTTGTTGTATTCATCACGCTATATCCGTTCCTTAATGTTGTAGCGCAATCATTCAGCAGTGAGTCCTACATTAACTCAGGCAAGGTAAGCTTGTTCCCGAGAGGTTTTAATGTTGAAACGTACAAAACCATTTCCGCAGACAGCATGTTCTGGACTAACTATAAAAATACGATCATTTACACCGTTGTTGGTACGCTGATTTCAATGTTCATGACAACGATCTTCGCCTATGCCCTCTCCAAAAAGAGACTCATGGGAAGAAAATTTCTAACGATGTTTGCAGTGTTCACCATGTTTTTTAGTGGAGGATTGATTCCGAACTATGTGTTGATCAATTATCTTGGTTTCAACAATACGATGTGGGCGATTGTAGTCCCTGGTGCAATTAGTATATATAACATGTTAATTATGAAATCATTCTTTGAAAATATGCCTGAGGAGTTAGAGGAAGCCGCAGCCATTGATGGACTGAATACGTATGGCATCTTGCTTAGAATCATACTGCCGCTGAGTAAAGCGGTAATGGCAACAATGGTTCTATTTTATGCAGTAGGTCATTGGAATTCCTGGTTTCCCGCATTTTTGTACCTCGACAAAAAGGAACTGTTTCCCGTCACGATTTATTTGCGTAATATGATTGCCGGTGCAACTGGTGGCGCTTCAGCGGGTGCCTCGGCCGATAACTTAACTCAAATTGCCGCAAACATTAAATCCGTTACGATGGTTCTTACCATCTTACCGATTCTCACGATATATCCATTTGTTCAGCGATATTTTGTAACCGGTATCATGTTGGGATCCGTTAAACAATAG
- a CDS encoding sugar ABC transporter permease — protein sequence MESETAKATLTMTSLRKESKLRTMGAMFRKDWQLYSLLILPIIYLIIFKYGPMIGNIIAFRRFVPGGSIFGETWVGLRYFQMFIQDPTFWKVFSNTLMLGGLALLFTFPVPIIFALLLNEVKSKRFKKFVQTASYLPHFLSIVIVAGMILQLTSVNGSINSLVSFFTGESIPFMQRAEWFRTIYITSEIWQGMGWGAILYLAALTTIDDSLYEAARIDGANRWKQTIHVTIPGILPTIVTLLILNMGNFLAVGFEKILLLYNPLIYETSDVISTYLYRVGMGTGNFSYATAIGLFESIIGLILVFSVNAISRRLTQRSLW from the coding sequence ATGGAGTCTGAAACAGCTAAAGCCACACTAACGATGACATCTTTACGTAAAGAGAGCAAGCTTAGAACAATGGGAGCAATGTTCCGCAAGGACTGGCAGTTGTACTCATTGTTAATTCTGCCCATTATTTATCTTATCATTTTCAAATATGGACCAATGATCGGCAATATTATTGCATTTAGACGTTTTGTACCAGGAGGAAGTATCTTTGGAGAAACTTGGGTTGGCCTAAGGTACTTTCAAATGTTCATCCAAGATCCAACCTTCTGGAAAGTGTTTAGCAATACGTTAATGTTAGGTGGACTCGCATTGCTATTTACTTTTCCGGTTCCAATCATTTTTGCTCTTTTGCTGAATGAAGTGAAAAGCAAACGTTTCAAAAAATTTGTGCAAACGGCTTCCTACCTTCCACATTTTCTGTCCATCGTAATCGTAGCAGGTATGATTCTACAATTGACCTCAGTGAATGGTTCTATTAATAGTCTAGTATCATTTTTTACGGGTGAGAGCATTCCGTTCATGCAGAGAGCTGAGTGGTTTAGAACGATCTATATTACCTCTGAAATCTGGCAGGGAATGGGCTGGGGAGCGATTTTGTATCTTGCGGCATTAACAACGATTGATGATTCCTTATACGAAGCAGCACGCATTGATGGGGCAAACCGTTGGAAACAAACGATTCACGTGACAATCCCAGGTATTTTACCAACGATTGTCACCTTGCTGATATTGAACATGGGTAATTTCTTAGCTGTCGGTTTTGAGAAGATTTTGCTCTTGTACAATCCGCTTATATATGAAACTTCTGATGTTATTTCTACCTATCTATACCGCGTCGGCATGGGAACAGGTAACTTCAGCTATGCAACGGCGATTGGACTATTTGAATCCATCATTGGATTGATACTGGTATTCTCGGTTAACGCAATCTCACGCAGACTGACACAGCGAAGCTTGTGGTAG
- a CDS encoding acireductone dioxygenase: MAEIVIRNTNERITGDENVRNFLDKYEVLYEKWDASKLDSELQNNFALTDDQKSAVLETFDHEIKDLAARRGYQIWDVITLSEQTPDIEEKLAKFEEIHTHAEDEIRAIVAGKGIFVIKATDDVGYFNVELSPGDVISVPESTPHFFTLMENKQIIAVRLFIEKNGWIADPYPDPTFIKQAQN, translated from the coding sequence ATGGCTGAAATTGTAATCCGAAATACGAACGAACGTATCACTGGAGACGAGAATGTTCGAAATTTCTTAGACAAATATGAAGTATTGTACGAAAAATGGGATGCGTCTAAATTGGACTCCGAGCTGCAAAACAACTTTGCACTTACGGATGATCAAAAAAGCGCCGTTCTCGAAACCTTTGACCATGAGATCAAGGACTTGGCTGCACGCCGCGGGTACCAGATTTGGGATGTAATCACATTATCTGAACAAACTCCAGACATTGAGGAGAAACTCGCTAAATTTGAAGAAATTCACACTCATGCTGAGGATGAAATCCGTGCAATCGTAGCGGGCAAAGGGATCTTTGTTATCAAAGCCACTGACGATGTAGGCTATTTTAATGTTGAGTTGTCTCCTGGAGACGTTATTTCTGTACCAGAAAGCACACCGCACTTCTTCACATTAATGGAGAACAAACAAATTATTGCCGTTCGTCTCTTTATCGAGAAAAATGGTTGGATCGCTGATCCGTATCCGGATCCTACATTCATTAAACAAGCTCAAAATTAA
- a CDS encoding GntR family transcriptional regulator, with protein MSLHQKIRGSTRAYSYNLIKERIFHLELEPGTKISEKEIADELQVSRTPVREAFMKLAEEELLDIIPQSGTIVSKINLEHVEEGRFMREKIEKEIVTLACSSFDDEYKFKMETNIAMQEVSADKNNFYRLYELDEEFHQILFQATGKMRTWKMLQQLNIPFNRLRILRLSEVSNASNIISQHKEIYQLIAERKTDQAVEVMEQHLRLVVVEQETIKSKYPHYFI; from the coding sequence ATGTCACTTCACCAGAAGATTAGAGGCTCGACCCGAGCTTATTCATACAACCTCATCAAGGAACGCATATTTCATCTAGAGCTTGAACCTGGAACGAAGATTTCGGAGAAAGAAATTGCTGATGAATTGCAGGTTAGTAGAACCCCAGTACGAGAAGCATTTATGAAGCTTGCCGAAGAGGAGCTGCTGGATATCATTCCTCAGAGCGGAACCATTGTTTCCAAAATTAATTTGGAGCATGTTGAAGAAGGACGCTTCATGAGAGAGAAGATTGAGAAAGAAATCGTTACGCTCGCTTGTTCCTCCTTTGATGATGAATACAAATTCAAAATGGAAACCAATATTGCGATGCAGGAAGTGAGCGCGGACAAAAACAATTTTTACAGATTGTATGAGTTAGACGAAGAATTTCATCAGATTCTATTTCAAGCTACTGGGAAAATGAGAACCTGGAAAATGCTTCAGCAGCTTAACATTCCTTTTAATCGATTACGGATTTTGCGTCTCTCTGAGGTCTCCAACGCCAGCAATATCATTTCGCAGCATAAGGAAATTTATCAACTTATTGCGGAACGCAAAACAGATCAAGCTGTAGAAGTGATGGAGCAGCATCTTCGTCTCGTCGTGGTGGAGCAGGAAACGATTAAGAGCAAATATCCGCATTATTTCATATAA
- a CDS encoding LysM peptidoglycan-binding domain-containing protein — protein sequence MRYSTYQSIYEPVNSEAVKTNIGNLQKSFAQLKMPTWILKLSLVAFIIIVGCSTVLTVFAGNENDLLPGGKIAVSEGDTLWSISVDYKPESMDTRVYIEAIKQVNQLQSTTIRAGQVLVLPQISQ from the coding sequence ATGAGATATTCAACTTATCAAAGTATTTATGAACCAGTAAATTCCGAAGCGGTTAAGACTAACATAGGTAATCTCCAGAAATCATTCGCACAGCTGAAGATGCCAACCTGGATTTTGAAACTGTCTTTGGTGGCTTTCATTATAATTGTTGGATGCAGTACAGTGCTTACAGTATTTGCTGGGAATGAGAACGATTTGTTGCCCGGTGGCAAAATCGCAGTTTCTGAGGGAGATACGTTATGGAGTATTTCTGTAGATTACAAACCGGAAAGCATGGATACGCGCGTATATATAGAAGCAATTAAGCAAGTGAATCAACTTCAATCGACTACAATTCGAGCTGGACAAGTGTTGGTTTTGCCCCAGATTTCCCAATAA
- a CDS encoding cyclic-phosphate processing receiver domain-containing protein, whose amino-acid sequence MHVFLDDYRACPKGFVLATNAEECLMLLREGDVDILSLDYELGPDSPNGGEVAASIVREGLYPREIYLHTSSMYGKRQMYEMLYSNKPESVTIHNGPMTGEVMLRVASEGDRV is encoded by the coding sequence ATGCATGTTTTTTTGGATGATTACAGAGCCTGTCCGAAAGGTTTTGTATTAGCTACGAATGCTGAAGAGTGTCTGATGCTTCTTCGAGAAGGTGATGTGGATATACTATCTCTCGATTATGAGTTGGGTCCTGATTCACCGAACGGCGGAGAGGTAGCGGCTTCTATTGTGAGAGAAGGATTGTATCCTCGTGAGATCTATTTGCACACATCGAGCATGTATGGCAAACGGCAGATGTACGAAATGTTATATAGTAACAAACCGGAATCTGTAACCATTCATAACGGGCCAATGACAGGAGAGGTTATGCTTCGAGTGGCTTCAGAGGGCGATCGCGTATGA